A genomic stretch from Salarias fasciatus chromosome 10, fSalaFa1.1, whole genome shotgun sequence includes:
- the spag7 gene encoding sperm-associated antigen 7 homolog, with protein MADLLGSILNSMEKPPTVGDQESRRKAREQAARLKKMEEDEKRKKAEFRKKMEKEVSDFIQDSAQQKRKYKPMGKIERSILHDVAEVAGLTSFSFGEDEESRYVMLFKKEFAPSDEELEAYRKGEEWDPQLAEQRRRLKEQAALEEAASSQTTQSQACPNSNYRDKYSHLIGTSAAKDAAHTLEANSAYGCVPVANKRDTRSIEEAMNEIRAKKRQKREDEPAARSSAS; from the exons ATGGCGGACCTCCTCGGCTCCATCCTGAACTCGATGGAGAAACCTCCGACAGTGGGAGACCAGGAGAGCCGGCGGAAGGCCAGAG AGCAGGCAGCAAGGCTCAAGAAGATGGAGGAAGatgagaaaaggaagaaagcaGAATTCAGGAAAAAG ATGGAGAAAGAAGTGTCGGACTTCATTCAGGACAGTGcacaacagaaaagaaaatacaaaccgATGGGGAAGATTGAAAGAAGTATATT GCACGATGTAGCAGAAGTGGCCGGTctgacttctttttctttcggggaggacgaggagagcCGATACGTCATGCTTTTCAAGAAG GAATTCGCTCCGTCAGACGAGGAACTGGAAGCATATCGCAAAGGAGAGGAGTGGGACCCCCAGCTGGCGGAGCAACGGCGCAGACTAAAA GAGCAGGCCGCCCTGGAGGAAGCAGCCTCCAGCCAGACGACTCAGTCTCAAGCGTGTCCCAACTCCAACTACAGGGATAAGTACAGCCACCTGATCGGCACCTCCGCCGCCAAAGACGCAGCCCACACGCTGGAGGCCAACAGCGCCTACGGCTGTG TGCCGGTGGCCAACAAGAGGGACACCCGCTCCATCGAGGAAGCCATGAACGAGATCAGAGCCAAGAAGCGGCAGAAGCGAGAGGACGAGCCGGCGGCACGCTCCAGCGCTTCCTGA
- the chrdl2 gene encoding chordin-like protein 2 codes for MKPTFLFLLLIWFAAAELKPRKVSGVVCTFKDKSYSPGDSWHPYLEPFGFMFCMRCVCSETGHVKCNTIKCPALSCENPVSEPQQCCPRCSDQPRTPAGLRAPARSCRYNGSVFQPGETFTKQDLFPSRQSNQCVLCTCSNGNIFCALKTCQPITCSSPAPLPETCCLVCKDHGSSSGSSSNEDGSQQLNRGVRHSVDQCSAERGRARSDRATPPRVKTPSRGLNLSKLNLKGASETTVKILLQRKHQRACLYNGKTYSHGDMWHPVLGKVLECILCTCSDGLQDCKRITCPSQYPCQHPMKLAGKCCRTCPETKAESNQTHCLLGYKSNLLVYKVDSSLSVDSPNTVRIIAVERQSTAEVEVQVWNTVEGVLQLMDIGDVQRKDIMDHPENYTLLTTLSEETWKKFKEEGGNLGKAPQITVCEDGIREMVTFLNPKQTDGLCTP; via the exons ATGAAGCCCAcgtttctcttcctgctcctcattTGGTTcgcagctgcagagctgaagcCCCGGAAAG tctccGGGGTGGTTTGCACCTTCAAGGATAAGAGCTACAGCCCTGGAGACAGCTGGCATCCCTACCTGGAGCCCTTTGGCTTCATGTTCTGCATGCGCTGCGTCTGCTCAGAG ACAGGCCATGTGAAATGTAACACGATCAAGTGTCCAGCCCTGTCCTGTGAGAACCCGGTGTCCGAGCCCCAGCAGTGCTGCCCGAGATGCTCAG ATCAGCCCAGGACCCCTGCAGGGCTGCGGGCTCCGGCCAGATCCTGCAGGTACAACGGGAGCGTGTTCCAGCCCGGGGAGACCTTCACCAAGCAGGACCTGTTCCCGTCCCGGCAGAGCAACCAGTGTgttctctgcacgtgttct AATGGAAACATCTTCTGTGCCCTGAAAACGTGCCAGCCCATCACCTGCTCCTCGCCAGCCCCGCTTCCAGAAACCTGCTGTTTGGTGTGTAAAG ATCACGGCTCCAGCAGCGGGTCCTCGTCAAACGAGGATGGAAGCCAGCAGCTGAACAGAGGCGTC AGGCATTCAGTGGACCAGTGCTCGGCGGAGCGGGGCAGGGCGCGGTCGGACCGTGCCACTCCGCCCAGGGTCAAGACTCCCTCCAGAGGCCTGAACCTCAGCAAGCTCAACCTCAAAGGGGCTTCGGAGACCACTGTGAAGattctgctgcagaggaaacaccaaagag CGTGTTTATACAATGGCAAGACATACTCTCATGGAGACATGTGGCACCCAGTTTTGGGGAAGGTGCTGGAATGCATCCTGTGCACTTGTAGCGACGGCCTCCAGGACTGCAAGCGCATCACGTGCCCCAGCCAGTACCCCTGCCAACATCCCATGAAACTAGCGGGAAAGTGCTGCAGGACTTGTCCAG AGACCAAAGCTGAAAGTAACCAGACCCATTGCCTTCTGGGATATAAAAGTAACCTGCTGGTGTATAAAGTGGACTCGTCCCTGAGCGTCGACTCGCCCAACACAGTCAGGATCATCGCTGTCGAAAGGCAGAGCACGGCCGAGGTCGAAGTGCAAGTGTGGAACACGGTGGAAG gagttTTGCAGCTGATGGATATCGGCGACGTTCAAAGAAAAGACATCATGGATCATCCTGAAAATTACACACTGCTCACAACACTCAGTGAAG AGACATGGAAGAAATttaaagaggagggaggaaaccTGGGCAAGGCTCCACAGATCACTGTTTGTGAGGACGGCATTCGGGAGATGGTGACTTTCCTAAATCCGAAGCAAACCGACGGCCTGTGCACGCCCTGA
- the xrra1 gene encoding X-ray radiation resistance-associated protein 1 — MTSAAYKFDAGQSYPGQCLLPAAGSRRRRDDGPLLLQLHCVDEPSELCSVDVSERQLTSVTSEDLELFDNVESIDASINSLSLGSFSSFRSLREINLALNRIRSMTFDAAEFPYLEVLDLSYNSMSADGFVSLGRLPVLKVLHLTGNQLRRLPPRLDSSYHEPTQLPSEEEDSPFRSLEVLMLDDNKLSSEVFNSLIHLKKLRYLNLKGNHISEIPHMELMGSSKPVPGSAEAQDEGLAHDEPDPLMGGYLEVLSLMFQQDNWKERCEENQQPLPELRFLNLAHNKIVKEEVLVAAALFPMLQEIDVQCNPLTTQRRGDSPLLTYIQERLGITIKRRKTEEVAKIPLTLSTCLKWKVEETVPKASRRSQLMDAGRPSPGRRAAASEGGGGGGGGGGGGGGGGRREQAEQLFMTQAADVPELDVSSEDKEAAESRTGSKTSPRRLADFQKFVNGKPKPHVSKAIGFQPAIWMLKHTLNNLNVYRDSKPRLDSLQKPYREREKRIKELPPLKTIRNQRVRAEEMMKEFKESSTMKVVALDGASLNSSNNQDEGKEARSLLKDLKAKYKMVYEKTMEQITSFESDTS, encoded by the exons ATGACTTCAGCAGCCTATAAATTCGATGCCGGACAGAGTTACCCCGGCCAGtgtcttcttcctgctgctgggagccgcCGAAGGAGAGACG ACGGACCTCTCCTG ctgcagctccactgtgTGGACGAGCCCTCTGAGCTCTGCTCTGTTGACGTCAGCGAACGCCAGCTGACCTCT GTCACCTCAGAGGACTTGGAGTTGTTTGATAATGTAGAATCCATAGACGCGTCTATCAATTCGCTCTCTTTAG GATCTTTCAGTAGTTTCCGATCTTTAAGGGAGATCAATCTAGCTTTAAATAGGATTCGCAGTATGACTTTTGATGCTGCTGAGTTCCCATATCTTGAG GTTCTGGATTTGTCCTACAACAGCATGTCAGCCGACGGTTTTGTGTCCCTCGGTCGTCTTCCTGTACTGAAAGTCCTTCATTTGACTGGAAATCAACTCCGTCGTCTTCCTCCCCGTCTTGACTCTTCGTATCATGAACCCACTCAGCT GCCGTCTGAAGAGGAAGACTCCCCGTTCAGGTCTCTGGAAGTCCTGATGCTTGATGATAACAAACTGTCATCTGAAGTCTTCAACAGCCTGATCCACCTCAAAAA gCTAAGGTATTTAAACCTGAAGGGGAACCACATTTCTGAAATACCACACATGGAGCTGATGGGCTCATCCAAACCTGTGCCGGGCTCCGCTGAAGCCCAGGATGAGGGCCTTG CCCACGATGAGCCAGATCCCCTCATGGGTGGATATCTGGAGGTACTCTCCCTG ATGTTTCAGCAAGACAACTGGAAGGAGCGCTGCGAAGAGAACCAACAGCCTTTACCAGAGCTCCGGTTCCTCAATCTAGCTCAcaacaag ATCGTCAAGGAGGAAGTGCTGGTGGCCGCCGCTCTCTTCCCAATGCTTCAGGAAATCGACGTTCAGTGTAACCCTCTAACAACACAGAGGAGAG GAGACTCTCCCTTACTGACGTATATCCAGGAGAGACTGGGAATAACCATAAAGCGGAGGAAGACTGAGGAGGTCGCCAAGATCCCGCTGACTCTGTCCACCTGTCTCAAATGGAAg GTGGAAGAAACCGTCCCGAAGGCGTCGCGGAGATCCCAGCTGATGGATGCAGGTCGTCCCTCACCcggcaggagagcagcagcttctgagggcggcggcggcggcggcggcggcggcggcggcggcggcggcggcggccggcgggaACAGGCAGAGCAGCTCTTCATGACTCAG GCAGCAGATGTTCCTGAGCTGGACGTTTCATCCGAGGACAAagaagctgcagagagcaggacTGGGAGCAAAACCAGCCCCAGACGACTCGCAGACTTTCAAAAGTTTGTGAATGGAAAACCAAAACCTCATGTTTCCAAAGCCATTG GATTTCAACCAGCTATTTGGATGCTGAAGCACACGCTGAACAATCTCAATGTTTACAGAGACTCAAAACCAAGGCTTGATAGCCTCCAGAAGCCgtacagggagagagagaagagg ATTAAGGAACTGCCACCTTTGAAAACTATAAGAAATCAACGTGTAAGAGCAGAGGAAATGATGAAGGAATTCAAAGAGAGCAGCACAATGAAAGTCGTGGCCTTAG ACGGCGCCTCACTCAACTCCAGCAATAACCAGGACGAAGGCAAAGAAGCTCGGTCACTGCTTAAGGATCTGAAGGCGAAGTACAAGATGGTTTATGAGAAAACAATGGAGCAAATAACCAGCTTTGAATCTGACACCAGCTGA
- the LOC115395595 gene encoding sialidase-3, with translation MGNTPSKSGSGDEPVKTTLFQREQSGITYRIPALIYLRHCHTFLAFAEKRTSPADHDAKILVMRRGTLKEDGSIQWSSSQELSSASLPSHRTMNPCPVYEKNTKTLFLFFICIWGNTTEMKQIYTGKCKARLCFVSSGDDGQTWSQTTDLTESVIGETIQKWATFAVGPGHGVQLENGRLIIPAYAYYVPYRCCSFPIPFTVYPRALSIYSEDFGQTWRIGKMLRKKSCECEMAEIIDHEGRSHLYCNARNTGRHRCVALSENSGVYFDKPHMAPELVEQPNGCQGSVIGFPAPEFVPNDDAESKACGTSLLSPDSQTWLLFMHPTSKSSRRDMGVYLNRSPLHSSGWDRPRIIHAGPSGYSDLAYNGDKDQFSCLMECGVESELEQIAFVSFSLNDVMQTGSKRDKKMR, from the exons ATGGGAAACACGCCGTCAAAGAGTGGCAGTGGAGATGAACCTGTCAAAACAACTTTATTTCAAAGGGAACAGAGTGGGATCACATACAGGATCCCTGCTCTCATCTACCTGAGGCACTGTCACACCTTCCTCGCCTTTGCAGAGAAACGAACCTCGCCTGCTGACCATGATGCTAAAATCCTTGTTATGAGAAGAGGAACACTTAAAGAGGATGGGTCTATTCAG TGGTCGTCCAGTCAGGAGCTGTCATCCGCCTCCCTACCAAGCCACCGTACCATGAATCCCTGCCCAGTgtatgaaaaaaacaccaaaacgctgtttttatttttcatctgcatCTGGGGGAACACCACAGAGATGAAGCAGATCTACACAGGTAAGTGCAAGGCGCGCCTCTGCTTCGTCAGCAGCGGCGACGACGGCCAGACCTGGAGTCAGACCACAGACTTGACAGAGAGCGTGATCGGCGAGACCATCCAGAAGTGGGCCACGTTTGCCGTGGGCCCCGGTCACGGCGTCCAGCTGGAGAACGGCAGATTGATCATCCCCGCCTACGCCTACTACGTGCCCTACAGATGCTGTTCCTTCCCCATTCCGTTCACAGTCTACCCACGTGCGCTCTCCATATATAGCGAGGACTTTGGCCAGACTTGGCGCATCGGGAAGATGCTTCGAAAGAAGTCGTGCGAGTGCGAAATGGCAGAGATCATAGATCACGAGGGCAGGAGTCACCTTTATTGCAACGCTCGCAACACTGGACGCCACAGGTGCGTGGCCCTGAGTGAAAACAGCGGCGTCTACTTTGATAAGCCCCACATGGCCCCGGAGCTCGTCGAGCAGCCCAACGGCTGCCAGGGAAGCGTCATCGGCTTTCCCGCTCCCGAGTTTGTCCCGAACGACGACGCCGAAAGCAAGGCGTGCGGCACGTCGCTCCTGTCGCCAGACTCCCAGACCTGGCTCCTCTTCATGCACCCGACAAGCAAGTCCAGCCGAAGGGACATGGGCGTGTACTTGAACCGGTCCCCCCTGCACTCGTCCGGGTGGGACCGGCCCCGGATCATCCACGCCGGCCCCAGCGGCTACTCTGACCTGGCCTACAACGGGGACAAGGATCAGTTTTCGTGCCTGATGGAGTGCGGGGTGGAAAGTGAACTGGAGCAGATCGCGTTCGTGTCCTTCTCCCTCAATGATGTCATGCAGACGGGTAGTAAGAGAGACAAGAAGATGCGTTGA